The nucleotide window GATCAGATAGGGCTGAAACTGCCAGTCATCGCTGGTCAGTTGATAGTCCGGCGGGCTGTACCAGGCGTGGAGGTGCATTCCCACCTCTCCCTGACGACGGGCAATCACGTCACGGGCAAACGCCTGATAGACCGGATCGACAGCCATCTCATAATTGGTCAGCCAGGTAGGCTTAAAAGCATATTTTTCGCAAAGTTGCTGGAATCGTGCGAGATAACCCGCATTTTTAGTCGTAACCTGTCCGGTACGATTACGCCAAAGGTTGTCACCTTCCGTATCAATGGTGATTAAGAATGCTGGTTTGTTCATGCCGGGTAGAGGCTCCTGATAGGCTCAGGGCTATGTTACGCAGCAGCCCTGTGAGACGCAAAGAGATTTACCGCAGGCCAGCAGGGTCCGATTCAGCTGTGGCACTCTTGCAGTTAATTTTCTAAGATAACGGCAGCTAATAGAAACAGCACAATAAGTTAGCGCATATCAGCGCCCTGATTTTCGCAGGTGGGTTGATTATACGCGACCCGAGGCGGCATAGCGCCCGACGCACGTTTTCTGTTTAAGGGTAAAAAATTGTCCAAGCGCATTTTGATGATCATTGATGGCTTGCCCGGTGGTGGAGCAGAGAAAGTGGTATTGACGCTTTCCAAAGGGCTGATTGAGCGCGGACATCGGGTTTCGTTATTCTCATTGCGGGCGGTGTGCGAATATCCGCTTCCGGCCGGTCTCGATTATCATGTGATACAGGATAAATGCAAAAAACCGTGGCGGAAACTCACCGAACTGCACCGTCGCGCCGTCCAGCTGGATAAGCAAATTACCCTTGCCGAGCAGAGCGGTGGCCCTTATGACCTGATCGTCTCGCACTTGCACAAGACCGACAGAATTGTCCGCCGCTGCCCTCACCTTAACCCGCACCGAACCTGGTATTGCCTGCACGGCGTTTTCTCAGCCTCCTATCTGGCCCGCCGCACGGGATTTTCGCTGTGGTTGAAAACAGTCAAAACGCGCAATATCTATCAGCAGCGTAATATCATCGGCGTTTCACGCTATGTGGTAGACGATCTCAAGCGCGCTTTTAATGTGAAGCCAAAGCGCGAAAAGGTCATTTATAATCCCTTCGATTTTGCCGCCATCGAATCACTATCTCTGGAGCCTTGCAGCCTGGAAGGCCAGGAGTACGTTATCCATGTGGGACGTTTCCATCCAACTAAACGCCACGACAGGCTGCTTCGCGCTTACGCTAAAAGCGGACTGGAAGCGCCTCTGGTGCTGATTGGCCAGGGAAGACCAGAGGTAACAGCAGCGATAAAGAGGCTGGCAGCGGAATTAAATATCAGCGACAAGGTGATTTTTAAGGGCTTCGTTGACAATCCTTACCCCTATATCCGGCACGCCAGACTTTTGGTTGTCAGCTCGGACAGTGAAGGGTTTGGCAATGTGTTAGTGGAAGCGTTGATTTGCCATACGCCAGTGGTCAGTACGAAGTGCCCGGGCGGCCCGGTCAGTATTCTTACCGGCGAGCTCTCCCGGGGGCTGGCAGAACTGAATGATGATTCACTGGCGGCCGCTATCAAAGAGGTGTATCTGCATCCGCCTGAAATGTCCACGCCTGATGTGAACGCTTACAGTATTGAAGCAATATGCAAACAGTACCTTGATTTAATTAAAGTTAATTAACAAAGGTCCTCAGCATGACCTGCTGTTTCAGGGGTAGAATAAGCCGTCTGTCAGTGACACTGACAGCCCGAACCCATTTTTTTACTTAATGCCTAAGGTTTTTAGCCCATGATAACGCTCACCTACAGGAACGGCTATCTGAGCTCTTTGCTAAACGACTCATCAAGCCCGATCCCGCCTTTTATGATGGGAAGCCGCACGGCGAGCCAGCTCAGGGAGAAGAGAGCGTGAATTATGTGTTGCTATTTTTGCTGATCTTGCCCCTGAAGCTTCTGATGAAGCTCAGGCATCAGAAAGGCACGCGTAATCTGGTTATTCAGACGGCTAAAATTGGCGATTTCGTCAATATTACGCCGCTTCTTCATCATCTTAAGCAGAGTGATGCTTTGCTGAGCCGCGCCGTTGCGCCGCTGGCTCGCAATGACGCCTTTATTGAGGAGATCTTCTACGTTGAGGATCACAAAACCAGCACGCTGAACAAACTTAAATTAGCGTTCAGGTTGATGAACCGATATGACAACGTTTATCTGCTGCACCCGAACAACGCTAATCTTTTTTATGCCGCCTGCTGTAACGCGACCAATAAACAGTTTTTGTCTATGTATCGCCGCAAGTGGTATCAGGCACTTTTTTATCTGACCGCCACCGGCACCGTCGAACATGAGAAAACGACCTTAACGCTGGAGAATTATCTGAAGCTGGCGGACCGGTCGCTGACTAAAGAGAGTTACCCTAAGCACGCCACGCAGCCTCTGCTGAAGCCTGCGGATGCGCCGGAAGAGCTCTTTATCACCGACAAAATCAAAATCGGCATCAGTATCTCCGCAGGCAATCAGGCCAAGACCATCCCGCCCGTTATCTGGAAAAGATTGTTTGACCGCCTGAGTGAACTGCCCTGCCAGTTCTATGTTTTTGGCGCACCGAATGAACTTAACCATTTAAATGAGCTCAATAAGGTGACAGGTGAGCGCGATAATCTGGTCAACCTGATAGGCAGGGTCTCCCTGGAGGGATTACCTTATGCTATCAGCCAGATGGACTTTTATGTGGCGTCAGATTCCGGCAATGTTTATATAGCCGACTCGCAAAATGTGCCGATTATTTTGATTTATGGGCCTTGTAGCGTAGAAGAACAGCGCCCACTGGGCGATGTTTTACTGATCGGCCCTAACCATATCGCACCCAGCTCGTTTATTTTCTATGCGCCCTACAAATTTAGTCATCCCGCTGAACAGCTTTTTGAGCTTGATGAACGCAAGCTGGATGATATTTATAACTTTATCTGTGCGCGTAAGCCTCATTTGATTCAAGAGACTTTACCCTGAGTATGATGCTGCATCCTGAAGCCTCAGCCCCTGAGCTGAGCGTGATTATTCCCATGTACAACGCCGGGACAAGCTTCGAGCCTTTTATGGCCTCATTGCTGTCGCAGACGCTGCAATCTATTGAAATCATTATTGTTAATGATGGCTCAACGGATGAGTCTGCCGCGATGGCGCACCGTTATGCCGCTGAGCATGCGCATATTCAGGTCATCGACCAGCAGAATGGCGGCGTATCCCGGGCGCGTAATGCCGGGCTGGCGGTCGCTAAAGGTCAGTATGTCACCTTCCCCGATGCCGACGACAAACTCGCCCCGGAGATGTACAGCAAGCTGATGGCCATGGCCCGTCAGGACGATCTGGATGTGGCACAGTGCAATGCCGAGCGCGTCTTTTGGGGCGGTGATAATGCCAAACCTTTGATCCCCACTGACCGTCTGCAATCCACCCCGGTGCTGAGCGGTGCCGAATGGCTGGGCAAAGCGCTAGCCACTAATCGTTATCTGCATGTGGTCTGGCTGGGCATCTACCGCCGGGCGCTGATTGAAGAACTCAACTTACTGTTCGAGCCCGGTCTGCATCATCAGGATATCCCCTGGACAACCGAGCTGATGCTGAACGCCCGTCGGGTACGTTATACCGACGAGGTGATGTATCGCTATTATGTTCACGACCAGTCGATCAGCAATCAGAAACGCACCGGCATGCGTAACGTCGAGTATCAGCGCCATTACCTTAAAATTGCCCGCATGCTGGATGAGATTAACCTTCGCTACAAAAACAGGGTGAAGATTGCTCCCTCTATCTACCGGCAGGTGACGAAAGAAGCGCTGACGGTGTGCCATTCTATCCGTCGTGAGCCTGAGGCTGATGCGCGACAGGCGATGATCTCCGACCTGATTACCAGCAAAACGCCGCGCAGAATGATGCGCAACGCGCGTGGCGCTCGTCAGTGGTATCAGCTGTTGCTCTGGCTGAGCCGCATTTATCGCTGGCGGAAAGCTTAATGGTTAAGCTCACTCACTTTCCCCTTAGCAGGGTTTCCCTTACAATCGGTCCACTTGACTTCGAGACCTTCTGAGTATGGCTACTCTTCAATCGCCCTCTGCGTTTACGCCACAGAACATCCTGCTGATAAAGCTGCGCCACCACGGCGACATGCTGCTCACGACGCCGGTGATACATGCTCTTCGCCGGCAGTATCCTCAGGCCAGCATTGATGTTCTTTTGTATAAAGAAACCCGACCGATGCTGC belongs to Erwinia pyri and includes:
- a CDS encoding glycosyltransferase, encoding MSKRILMIIDGLPGGGAEKVVLTLSKGLIERGHRVSLFSLRAVCEYPLPAGLDYHVIQDKCKKPWRKLTELHRRAVQLDKQITLAEQSGGPYDLIVSHLHKTDRIVRRCPHLNPHRTWYCLHGVFSASYLARRTGFSLWLKTVKTRNIYQQRNIIGVSRYVVDDLKRAFNVKPKREKVIYNPFDFAAIESLSLEPCSLEGQEYVIHVGRFHPTKRHDRLLRAYAKSGLEAPLVLIGQGRPEVTAAIKRLAAELNISDKVIFKGFVDNPYPYIRHARLLVVSSDSEGFGNVLVEALICHTPVVSTKCPGGPVSILTGELSRGLAELNDDSLAAAIKEVYLHPPEMSTPDVNAYSIEAICKQYLDLIKVN
- a CDS encoding glycosyltransferase family 9 protein, coding for MNYVLLFLLILPLKLLMKLRHQKGTRNLVIQTAKIGDFVNITPLLHHLKQSDALLSRAVAPLARNDAFIEEIFYVEDHKTSTLNKLKLAFRLMNRYDNVYLLHPNNANLFYAACCNATNKQFLSMYRRKWYQALFYLTATGTVEHEKTTLTLENYLKLADRSLTKESYPKHATQPLLKPADAPEELFITDKIKIGISISAGNQAKTIPPVIWKRLFDRLSELPCQFYVFGAPNELNHLNELNKVTGERDNLVNLIGRVSLEGLPYAISQMDFYVASDSGNVYIADSQNVPIILIYGPCSVEEQRPLGDVLLIGPNHIAPSSFIFYAPYKFSHPAEQLFELDERKLDDIYNFICARKPHLIQETLP
- a CDS encoding glycosyltransferase, with the translated sequence MMLHPEASAPELSVIIPMYNAGTSFEPFMASLLSQTLQSIEIIIVNDGSTDESAAMAHRYAAEHAHIQVIDQQNGGVSRARNAGLAVAKGQYVTFPDADDKLAPEMYSKLMAMARQDDLDVAQCNAERVFWGGDNAKPLIPTDRLQSTPVLSGAEWLGKALATNRYLHVVWLGIYRRALIEELNLLFEPGLHHQDIPWTTELMLNARRVRYTDEVMYRYYVHDQSISNQKRTGMRNVEYQRHYLKIARMLDEINLRYKNRVKIAPSIYRQVTKEALTVCHSIRREPEADARQAMISDLITSKTPRRMMRNARGARQWYQLLLWLSRIYRWRKA